In a single window of the Streptomyces sp. NBC_01471 genome:
- a CDS encoding restriction endonuclease has protein sequence MLIRETRSNTGRRTTAASLPRPVVALALVGALLCAGALLFVRFAHWAGANPVPAVLLALLAVPVLYALFRAMPRTRELRRAARAGMAQADREFTETTQADEAFVLSPVARAQEPADFAPATARDGLTAVLPDPAPDFAALDPDGFEAAVASLCERDGCREVEVVGGAGDLGADVLATAPDGRRVVVQCKQYGPAHKVGSQDLQRFGGTCWSVHGAQLAVVVTTSQFTAPAEDYAAECGIRCVDGTSLAAWAEGSGPAPWGPANVPTPAPPAPGP, from the coding sequence GTGCTGATACGGGAGACCAGGAGTAACACCGGCCGCCGCACAACTGCGGCATCGCTGCCCCGGCCTGTCGTTGCTCTCGCGCTGGTGGGCGCCCTGCTCTGCGCCGGCGCGCTGCTTTTCGTGCGCTTCGCGCACTGGGCCGGGGCGAATCCGGTCCCTGCCGTACTCCTCGCGCTGCTCGCGGTTCCCGTGCTCTACGCCCTGTTCCGCGCGATGCCGAGGACCCGAGAGCTGCGCCGCGCCGCCCGTGCGGGGATGGCTCAGGCCGACCGCGAATTCACCGAGACGACCCAGGCCGACGAGGCCTTCGTACTCTCCCCCGTCGCCCGGGCCCAGGAGCCGGCCGACTTCGCTCCCGCCACGGCCCGGGACGGGCTCACCGCCGTACTACCCGATCCTGCCCCCGACTTCGCGGCCCTCGATCCCGACGGTTTCGAGGCGGCCGTCGCATCGCTGTGCGAACGAGATGGCTGCCGCGAGGTCGAAGTCGTCGGCGGCGCCGGTGACCTCGGCGCCGACGTCCTCGCGACCGCGCCCGACGGCCGACGCGTCGTCGTGCAGTGCAAGCAGTACGGCCCTGCGCACAAGGTCGGCTCCCAGGACCTCCAGCGCTTCGGCGGTACCTGCTGGTCAGTGCACGGAGCCCAGCTCGCCGTAGTGGTCACCACCAGTCAATTCACCGCACCGGCCGAGGACTACGCCGCGGAGTGCGGTATCCGCTGCGTGGATGGCACCTCCCTCGCCGCCTGGGCAGAAGGCTCAGGACCCGCACCCTGGGGCCCCGCGAACGTCCCGACGCCTGCCCCTCCGGCCCCTGGACCGTAG
- a CDS encoding DUF4291 family protein, with protein sequence MDQAGFEWALAHAALSHFQPGVHEGRAQWQAEAAECSVRVRWDPDRSIQLEPQPWRAIQVGLSGEAVDR encoded by the coding sequence ATGGACCAGGCCGGGTTCGAATGGGCGTTGGCACACGCGGCCCTCAGCCACTTCCAGCCTGGTGTGCACGAGGGCCGGGCTCAGTGGCAAGCGGAGGCTGCCGAGTGCTCGGTGCGTGTGCGGTGGGATCCGGACCGGTCGATCCAGCTGGAACCGCAGCCATGGCGAGCCATTCAGGTCGGTCTGTCCGGTGAAGCCGTGGACCGTTAG
- a CDS encoding thioredoxin domain-containing protein: MQFRQAAVSAVGLALVAVLATGCGRAAEADSDEGSGPADNTATHAKTTELAERLGADRTTIIVGSVDDTVAVQVYEDMRCPVCKEFEGAESGAPALRELTQAGIFRTEYTLASFLDDGLGGAGSKRAANALRAALEKKKFTQYHDVLFAHQPEESVDGYTDEFLLRMASLVPGLRGADFDSAVRTMEYRGFVTASEKAYEKAKTSGTPGFGVNGRLVPDTVRGAMFDPKLLATAVEYTAMPPSSRPKLS; the protein is encoded by the coding sequence ATGCAGTTCAGACAGGCCGCGGTGAGCGCGGTGGGCCTGGCTCTGGTCGCCGTGCTGGCGACGGGATGCGGTCGGGCCGCCGAAGCTGACTCCGACGAGGGATCGGGGCCCGCGGACAACACCGCGACGCACGCCAAAACCACGGAGTTGGCGGAGCGGCTCGGTGCGGATCGCACCACCATAATTGTCGGCTCAGTCGACGACACAGTGGCCGTACAGGTGTATGAGGACATGCGCTGCCCCGTCTGCAAGGAGTTCGAGGGGGCCGAGAGCGGCGCTCCCGCCCTGCGTGAGCTCACGCAGGCGGGCATATTCCGTACGGAGTACACGCTTGCCTCCTTCCTCGACGACGGGCTCGGCGGCGCGGGCTCGAAGCGCGCGGCGAACGCTCTGCGCGCGGCTTTGGAGAAGAAGAAGTTCACGCAGTACCACGATGTGCTCTTCGCCCATCAGCCCGAGGAATCGGTGGACGGCTACACGGACGAGTTCCTGCTGCGTATGGCGTCCCTCGTCCCTGGCCTCCGTGGCGCCGATTTCGATTCGGCGGTCAGGACCATGGAGTACCGGGGCTTCGTCACGGCCTCGGAGAAGGCGTACGAGAAGGCCAAGACGTCCGGCACGCCGGGCTTCGGAGTCAACGGCCGACTCGTGCCCGACACGGTCCGGGGCGCGATGTTTGACCCGAAACTGCTGGCGACGGCGGTCGAGTACACGGCGATGCCCCCGTCGAGCCGTCCGAAGCTCTCCTAG
- a CDS encoding sensor domain-containing protein, translated as MAESSSSVVAGVAAGRWRLGARFAVRLGRRTLLDSLYLLTAPVSAAFGLLLVLSGLFVGTVGLLLSSGSPVMTSATELARWSADVERWRIAKVRSQADGARGARRRPRPRGTAAASDPGLWLDVAHTVLVLPVVVVTSAVTALWWFVGVAAVTAPLRSPYATPGPLRPMNLYLGGPQSHIALSLGLTSPDERVAFAVTLGLLVLATVPLVTRVGVAAQAGLGKALLSDLSALHRRINGLEQERDTARAQTLAAVTAEAAALRRLERDIHDGPQQRLVHLAMELGRAEHHFDSRPEAAREALADAIVQTQETLEELRALSRGIAPPILTDRGLQAALAALAARCVVSAELDLGPLNRRPDAAVETAAYFVVAEALTNVSKHSHAHRCAIGMRHGDGILRVWVTDDGVGGAAVAKGYGLRGLDDRLHAVGGRLRVASPDGGPTTITGELPCH; from the coding sequence GTGGCTGAGTCGTCGTCTTCCGTGGTCGCGGGCGTGGCTGCGGGTCGGTGGCGGCTGGGGGCCCGGTTCGCGGTGCGCTTGGGACGCCGCACGCTTCTGGACTCGTTGTACCTGCTGACCGCGCCGGTCAGTGCCGCGTTCGGGCTGCTGCTGGTGCTAAGCGGCCTGTTCGTTGGCACGGTCGGTCTGCTGTTGTCGAGCGGGTCGCCGGTCATGACCAGTGCTACGGAACTGGCGCGGTGGTCCGCCGACGTGGAACGGTGGCGGATCGCCAAGGTGCGCTCCCAGGCCGACGGGGCGCGGGGCGCGCGTCGGCGTCCGAGGCCGAGGGGGACAGCCGCCGCGTCCGACCCGGGGCTGTGGCTCGACGTGGCACACACGGTGCTGGTACTCCCCGTCGTCGTGGTCACGTCGGCGGTAACGGCGCTGTGGTGGTTCGTCGGCGTCGCCGCTGTCACGGCTCCTCTGCGCAGCCCGTATGCGACGCCCGGGCCGCTGCGGCCGATGAACCTGTACCTGGGCGGTCCCCAATCCCACATCGCGTTGAGCCTGGGGCTGACGTCGCCGGACGAGCGGGTCGCCTTCGCGGTCACGCTCGGCCTCCTCGTGCTGGCCACCGTGCCGCTGGTGACCCGGGTGGGCGTCGCCGCTCAGGCCGGGCTGGGGAAGGCACTATTGTCCGACCTGTCGGCACTGCACCGCAGGATCAACGGGCTGGAGCAGGAGCGGGACACCGCCCGCGCACAGACCCTCGCCGCGGTGACGGCCGAGGCTGCCGCCCTGCGCCGACTCGAACGCGATATCCACGACGGCCCCCAGCAGCGTCTGGTCCACCTGGCGATGGAGCTGGGCCGCGCCGAGCACCACTTCGACAGCAGGCCGGAAGCCGCCCGGGAGGCGCTCGCCGACGCGATCGTCCAGACTCAGGAGACGCTGGAGGAGCTACGGGCCCTGTCGCGCGGCATCGCCCCGCCGATCCTCACCGACCGCGGCCTGCAGGCGGCGCTCGCCGCGCTTGCCGCGCGCTGTGTCGTATCCGCTGAGCTCGACCTCGGCCCCCTGAACCGTCGGCCGGACGCCGCAGTCGAGACGGCCGCGTACTTCGTGGTCGCCGAGGCCCTGACCAATGTGTCCAAACACAGCCACGCCCACCGGTGCGCCATCGGAATGCGCCACGGCGATGGAATCCTGCGGGTCTGGGTGACGGACGACGGCGTGGGCGGCGCGGCCGTGGCCAAGGGATACGGCCTGCGGGGCCTGGACGACAGACTGCACGCGGTCGGCGGCCGGCTGCGGGTCGCCAGCCCCGACGGCGGCCCGACCACGATCACCGGGGAACTGCCATGCCACTGA
- a CDS encoding response regulator transcription factor, which translates to MRIVVADDAVLLREGLVRLLTEDGHHVVAAVGDGPALVEAVLAHRPDVSVVDVRMPPTHTDEGLRAAISARAQLPGTPVLVLSQYVEVSYAAELLADGSGGVGYLLKDRVARVAEFLDALDRVAGGATVLDPQVVSQLLAGQRRQDPLQALTARERQLLGLMAEGHSNTAIARQLVLSNSAVEKHIGNVFAKLGLPPDDAQHRRVLAVLAYLRS; encoded by the coding sequence CTGCGGATCGTCGTGGCCGATGACGCGGTGCTGCTGCGTGAAGGCCTGGTCCGACTGCTCACCGAGGACGGGCACCATGTGGTCGCGGCGGTCGGTGACGGCCCCGCCCTGGTCGAAGCGGTGCTCGCCCACCGCCCGGACGTGTCGGTCGTCGACGTACGGATGCCGCCGACCCACACGGACGAGGGCCTGCGTGCAGCGATCAGCGCCCGCGCACAACTGCCCGGCACCCCCGTACTGGTACTCAGCCAGTACGTGGAGGTGTCGTACGCCGCCGAGCTGCTCGCGGACGGCTCTGGCGGGGTCGGCTACCTGCTCAAGGACCGGGTCGCCAGAGTCGCGGAGTTCCTGGACGCCCTAGACCGGGTCGCCGGTGGCGCGACGGTGCTCGACCCCCAGGTCGTCTCCCAGCTACTGGCCGGCCAGCGCCGACAGGACCCGCTGCAGGCACTGACCGCGCGTGAACGGCAGCTCCTGGGACTGATGGCCGAGGGCCACTCCAACACCGCCATCGCCCGGCAGTTGGTGCTCTCCAACAGCGCGGTGGAGAAACACATCGGCAACGTCTTCGCCAAACTCGGCCTGCCGCCCGACGACGCCCAGCACCGCCGAGTCCTCGCCGTCCTCGCCTACCTCCGCTCCTGA
- the kdsB gene encoding 3-deoxy-manno-octulosonate cytidylyltransferase — protein sequence MTGTARTWGVIPARYGSTRLPGKVLCDIAGRPMIEHVWRRAMRARSLEHVLIATDDERVAAICTGFGAEVAMTSPAHISGTDRVAEATAGRGADIVVNIQGDEPLLDPDWIDQLALGLLENPDSVMATLASPISDHQQVNDPGVVKVVFDATGRALYFSRSPIPYERHDTPVTRYQHIGLYAYRTSFLTQYTRLPPAPLEQAEGLEQLRALHHGHRIHVITVEGEHTAIDTLHDLQQLRTRLAVQSE from the coding sequence GTGACCGGCACGGCCAGGACATGGGGCGTCATCCCGGCCCGGTACGGGTCGACGAGGCTTCCGGGCAAAGTGCTGTGCGACATCGCGGGCCGCCCCATGATCGAGCACGTCTGGCGCCGCGCGATGCGCGCACGCTCGCTGGAACACGTACTGATCGCCACCGATGACGAGCGGGTCGCCGCGATCTGTACCGGATTCGGCGCCGAGGTCGCCATGACCTCGCCTGCCCACATCAGCGGTACTGACCGGGTGGCCGAAGCCACAGCCGGCCGTGGCGCCGACATCGTGGTGAACATCCAGGGCGACGAACCGCTCCTCGACCCCGACTGGATCGACCAACTCGCCCTCGGACTCCTTGAGAACCCCGATTCGGTCATGGCAACCCTTGCCAGCCCGATCAGCGACCACCAGCAGGTAAACGACCCGGGTGTGGTGAAAGTCGTCTTCGACGCCACGGGGCGCGCGCTGTATTTCTCGCGCTCCCCCATCCCCTATGAACGGCACGACACCCCGGTCACCCGCTACCAGCACATCGGCCTCTACGCCTATCGCACCAGTTTCCTGACCCAGTACACCCGCCTGCCTCCCGCCCCGCTGGAACAGGCCGAAGGCCTCGAACAGCTTCGCGCCCTCCACCACGGACATCGCATCCACGTCATCACTGTCGAGGGAGAGCACACCGCCATCGACACCCTCCACGACCTTCAGCAACTCCGTACACGCCTCGCAGTACAGAGCGAATGA
- a CDS encoding alpha/beta hydrolase: MPVCTTRDGVEIFYKDWGRGRPVVFIHGWPLNGDAWQDQLKAVVDGGFRGIAHDRRGHGRSTPVFDGYDFDTFADDLNDLITQLDLRDVTLVAHSMGGGELARYIGRHGTSRVKSVVLLSAIPPLMIQNADNPEGVPQSVFDGIKSGILAERSQFWKDTAVGFFGANREGNKVTQGNKDAFWYMAMQETIQGGVACVDAFATTDFHEDLKKFDIPTLVVHGDDDQVVPIDATGRKTAELVPGAELKVYEGGSHGIALVPGYKEKFNKDLLDFLSS; this comes from the coding sequence ATGCCGGTCTGCACGACGCGTGACGGCGTCGAGATCTTCTACAAGGACTGGGGCCGGGGCAGGCCCGTGGTCTTCATCCACGGCTGGCCCTTGAACGGCGACGCCTGGCAGGACCAGCTCAAGGCGGTCGTCGACGGCGGGTTCCGGGGTATCGCGCACGACCGGCGCGGCCACGGCCGGTCCACCCCGGTCTTCGACGGCTACGACTTCGACACCTTCGCCGACGACCTGAACGACCTGATCACCCAGCTCGACCTGCGGGACGTGACGCTGGTCGCGCACTCCATGGGCGGCGGCGAACTCGCCCGCTACATCGGCCGCCACGGAACCAGCCGCGTCAAGTCGGTCGTACTGCTGTCGGCGATCCCCCCGCTGATGATCCAGAACGCGGACAACCCCGAGGGTGTCCCCCAGAGTGTGTTCGACGGGATCAAGAGCGGCATCCTCGCCGAACGCTCGCAGTTCTGGAAGGACACGGCGGTCGGGTTCTTCGGCGCCAACCGCGAAGGGAACAAGGTCACCCAGGGCAACAAGGACGCCTTCTGGTACATGGCCATGCAGGAGACCATCCAGGGTGGTGTCGCCTGCGTCGACGCCTTCGCCACGACGGACTTCCACGAGGACCTCAAGAAGTTCGACATCCCCACCCTCGTCGTCCACGGCGACGACGACCAGGTCGTGCCGATCGACGCCACCGGCCGCAAGACCGCGGAACTCGTGCCCGGCGCGGAACTCAAGGTCTACGAGGGCGGCTCGCACGGCATCGCACTGGTCCCCGGCTACAAGGAGAAGTTCAACAAGGACCTTCTGGACTTCCTGAGCAGCTGA
- a CDS encoding GH92 family glycosyl hydrolase — MRAWKRAFAAVLLATTVAAASATPGVAAAKERGPKFAGDPTRLVDTSIGNNGDGTTFPGATVPFGMVQLSPDTQLNQYASYDYKQDTILGFSHTHLSGVGCQTMGNFRFMPTTGAVTSSDPAQYGAKFSHDNETRAPGYYGVKFDNGIRAELSATQRTGQHRYTYPAGSGPENVLIETGESNGSTYAGDVHVVGHDTIEGWLQGGNFCGETGKERYRIYFSAKFDRKFSSFGTWTDGTITPNQRDASRGTKRAGAYATFDPAKGNQVGTSVGLSYTSVDGARLNRKAEQPKSFDKARTAAHHTWQEELNRMRVAGGSTADQRTYYSALYHSLLHPSVGSDVDNRYRGFDDQVHRADSPYYQMFSLWDTYRSQNQLVDLLNPDKAADMAKSVLHIYQDGGWLPRWALGNSETNVMSGDPVTPWIVDIYNRGLLDKRTARQLFGALWKNANDVPADQSIFRGRDGNPTYVKNGWVGYQNLPGYKYGDSRQSGSATLEYALADCALSTMADGLGYRGKAATLSSRCDNFTKLWDPTVTSQGFSGFPVAKNADGTVAGDPDPAQAGAFHEGTAWQYEWLAQQDPQTIFGLMGGSSQAEQRLDKFFDMPTVLTDPAKAASDSWVTGAYDYHNNFAFNPNNEPDFHAPWMYTWTGAPWKTSAVLRAMRTLFTDNVYGMPGNDDLGATSSLLVFAMAGIFEAQPGSATYVISAPMFEKVEIRPEHGRTIRIDAPGANASKLQYVSSVGTDKGELRQSWLSHKDLLRSGTIKIKLSDKPTSWGANAAPPALARPDRP; from the coding sequence ATGAGGGCATGGAAACGCGCGTTCGCCGCCGTGTTGCTCGCCACCACCGTGGCCGCGGCATCCGCCACCCCCGGCGTCGCAGCTGCCAAGGAGCGGGGGCCGAAGTTCGCCGGTGACCCCACCAGGCTGGTCGACACGTCGATCGGCAACAACGGCGACGGGACCACCTTCCCGGGCGCCACCGTCCCGTTCGGCATGGTGCAGCTGAGCCCGGACACGCAGCTCAACCAGTACGCCTCCTATGACTACAAGCAGGACACGATCCTCGGCTTCAGCCACACCCACCTCTCGGGCGTCGGCTGCCAGACGATGGGCAACTTCCGTTTCATGCCGACCACCGGTGCGGTGACGTCGTCCGATCCGGCCCAGTACGGGGCGAAGTTCAGCCACGACAACGAAACCCGCGCGCCCGGTTACTACGGAGTGAAGTTCGACAACGGCATCCGGGCCGAACTCTCCGCGACGCAGCGAACCGGCCAGCACCGCTACACGTACCCCGCCGGATCAGGCCCCGAGAACGTGCTCATCGAGACCGGGGAGAGCAACGGCAGCACCTATGCCGGCGACGTCCACGTCGTCGGCCATGACACCATCGAAGGCTGGCTCCAGGGCGGCAACTTCTGCGGTGAGACCGGGAAGGAGCGCTACCGGATCTATTTCAGCGCCAAGTTCGACCGGAAGTTCTCAAGCTTCGGCACCTGGACCGACGGCACCATCACCCCGAACCAGCGCGACGCGTCGCGCGGCACCAAGCGCGCCGGTGCCTATGCGACATTCGACCCGGCCAAGGGCAACCAGGTCGGCACCTCGGTGGGCCTGTCCTACACGTCGGTCGACGGCGCGCGCCTCAACCGCAAGGCTGAGCAGCCGAAGTCGTTCGACAAGGCCCGCACCGCCGCGCACCACACCTGGCAGGAGGAGCTGAACCGGATGCGTGTGGCCGGCGGCAGCACCGCCGACCAGCGTACGTACTACAGCGCGCTCTACCATTCGCTGCTGCACCCGTCGGTCGGGTCCGACGTGGACAACCGCTACCGCGGTTTCGACGACCAGGTGCACCGCGCGGATTCCCCGTACTACCAGATGTTCTCGCTCTGGGACACCTACCGCTCGCAGAACCAGTTGGTGGACCTGCTGAACCCTGACAAGGCCGCTGATATGGCCAAGTCGGTGCTGCACATCTACCAGGACGGTGGCTGGCTGCCGCGCTGGGCACTCGGCAACAGCGAGACCAACGTGATGAGCGGCGACCCCGTCACGCCGTGGATCGTCGACATCTACAACCGCGGCCTGCTCGACAAACGCACCGCGCGCCAGCTCTTCGGCGCGCTGTGGAAGAACGCCAACGACGTCCCCGCGGACCAGTCGATCTTCCGTGGCCGTGACGGCAACCCCACGTATGTCAAGAACGGCTGGGTCGGCTACCAGAATCTGCCCGGGTACAAGTACGGCGACAGCCGCCAGTCGGGCTCGGCCACGCTTGAGTACGCGCTCGCCGACTGCGCGCTGTCCACGATGGCCGACGGCCTCGGCTACAGGGGCAAGGCCGCGACACTCTCCTCTCGTTGCGACAACTTCACCAAGCTGTGGGACCCCACCGTCACCTCGCAGGGTTTCTCCGGGTTCCCGGTGGCCAAGAACGCGGACGGCACCGTTGCCGGTGACCCCGATCCCGCCCAGGCCGGCGCGTTCCACGAGGGCACCGCGTGGCAGTACGAATGGCTCGCGCAGCAGGACCCGCAGACCATCTTCGGACTGATGGGCGGCTCCTCGCAGGCCGAGCAGCGGCTCGACAAGTTCTTCGACATGCCGACCGTGCTGACCGACCCGGCGAAGGCAGCTTCGGACTCGTGGGTGACCGGCGCGTACGACTACCACAACAACTTCGCGTTCAACCCCAACAACGAACCCGACTTCCACGCGCCGTGGATGTACACGTGGACCGGCGCGCCGTGGAAGACCTCCGCCGTGCTGCGCGCGATGCGGACGCTCTTCACCGACAACGTGTACGGAATGCCGGGCAATGACGACCTCGGTGCCACGTCCTCGCTGCTCGTCTTCGCCATGGCCGGCATCTTCGAGGCTCAGCCCGGCTCCGCCACCTACGTGATCTCCGCGCCCATGTTCGAGAAGGTCGAGATCCGGCCTGAACACGGACGGACGATCCGTATCGACGCCCCCGGCGCCAACGCGTCGAAGCTCCAGTACGTGTCCTCCGTGGGCACCGACAAGGGCGAGTTGCGCCAGAGCTGGCTGTCCCACAAGGACCTGCTCCGCTCCGGCACGATCAAGATCAAACTCTCTGACAAGCCGACCAGCTGGGGAGCCAACGCCGCCCCTCCGGCCCTGGCCCGGCCGGACAGGCCCTGA
- a CDS encoding LysR family transcriptional regulator, giving the protein MTSPVGFTLVQLRYFLVAAEHGSMTAASAELNIAQSAVSTAIHNLEHDLRVQLFIRRRGRGLILTPAGERLQHQARELLARAREVEGEARGSGRTLSGPVTVGCFVTLAPFYLPVLFSECTRRYPAIEIDVVEAEAEQLLQALDAGRIDFALTYDLGLSTDPGMHGETIARFPAYAIVAAGHPLAGRGTVELAELTAEPLVLLDLPYTRDYFRALVADSGTAPDVRYRTQSYETVRSMVARGLGYSVLNQRPATGQTYGGGEVVELELSDGRPPLELKLATVQGVTQTPRARAVMDLLREIATGQIGSCGQLH; this is encoded by the coding sequence ATGACATCACCGGTGGGTTTCACCCTCGTTCAGCTCCGCTACTTCCTCGTCGCGGCGGAACACGGCTCCATGACCGCGGCGTCGGCCGAGCTCAACATCGCGCAGTCGGCGGTGTCCACTGCCATCCACAACCTGGAACACGACCTGCGGGTGCAGCTGTTCATCCGCCGCAGAGGCCGCGGGCTGATCCTGACACCTGCGGGGGAGAGGCTCCAGCACCAGGCCCGTGAGCTCCTGGCCCGTGCGCGTGAGGTCGAGGGGGAAGCCCGCGGCAGTGGGAGGACACTGTCGGGTCCGGTGACCGTCGGATGCTTCGTCACGCTGGCGCCGTTCTACCTGCCCGTCCTGTTCAGTGAATGCACCCGCCGTTACCCGGCGATCGAGATCGACGTGGTGGAGGCGGAGGCCGAGCAACTGCTTCAGGCGCTGGACGCGGGACGCATCGACTTCGCCCTCACCTACGACCTGGGCCTGTCAACGGATCCGGGGATGCACGGGGAGACGATCGCCCGCTTCCCCGCCTACGCCATCGTCGCGGCCGGCCACCCGCTGGCCGGCCGCGGCACGGTGGAGCTGGCCGAACTGACCGCAGAGCCGCTGGTCCTGCTCGACCTTCCCTACACACGCGACTACTTCCGCGCGCTCGTGGCGGACAGCGGAACCGCACCCGACGTGCGCTACCGCACGCAGAGCTATGAGACCGTCCGCTCCATGGTGGCCAGAGGACTGGGCTACTCGGTGCTGAATCAGCGTCCGGCGACCGGACAGACCTACGGCGGCGGCGAGGTCGTGGAGTTGGAACTCAGCGACGGGCGCCCGCCACTGGAACTGAAACTGGCGACGGTGCAGGGCGTGACACAGACCCCCCGCGCCCGCGCCGTCATGGATCTGCTGCGTGAGATCGCGACCGGGCAAATCGGCTCCTGCGGCCAACTGCATTGA
- a CDS encoding MFS transporter, which translates to MPAPSTGARTTEVETATDVVALRRSVAAGAIGVFVHWFDWAAYAYLAGTVATVFFPSEDRTTGLLAVFGVFAVSFGIRPIGAMVFGPLGDRIGRKRTLSLVIFMMSGATLTIGLLPGYGTIGIAAPVLLLVLRLIQGFAAGGEFGSAASFLAESAPRRRRGFGVSWLEVGSLLGFLTGSFVFLLLSAGLDDNQLTSWGWRIPFLVAAPLGVIGFIIRSKIEDTPEYRSLEANNAVPRSPVRELVRSEKRQLLQAAGLMTAMHVPFYTVLTYLVTYETDHLGRSADSAALLTTVISLLGLVFVPVFGHLSDRVGRKPVFVGATAALLVASVPAFLLMRTGPAGTWIAGLLLGVVLAAILGTYAVWSAEIFPTRTRQSGLSIAYNITAALFAGTVPYVMTVLIDATGSTLLPGFYLMVFAVVGLVAALSLKETAGSSLLRPGDVPDRATGEASDRIPEDVPDRTPSH; encoded by the coding sequence ATGCCCGCCCCTAGCACCGGCGCCAGGACGACCGAGGTCGAGACGGCCACCGACGTGGTCGCATTGCGCAGAAGCGTTGCCGCGGGCGCCATCGGGGTGTTCGTGCACTGGTTCGACTGGGCCGCCTACGCCTATCTCGCCGGCACGGTCGCTACCGTGTTCTTCCCGTCAGAGGACCGCACCACCGGACTGCTCGCCGTTTTCGGCGTGTTCGCCGTGTCGTTCGGCATCCGGCCGATCGGCGCCATGGTCTTCGGACCGCTCGGCGACAGGATCGGCCGCAAACGCACCCTGTCACTGGTCATCTTCATGATGTCCGGTGCGACTCTGACGATCGGCCTGCTGCCCGGCTACGGGACGATCGGCATCGCCGCCCCGGTGCTCCTGCTGGTGCTGCGCCTGATACAGGGCTTCGCCGCAGGCGGCGAGTTCGGCAGCGCGGCGAGCTTCCTCGCCGAGAGCGCCCCGCGGCGCCGTCGTGGGTTCGGAGTCAGCTGGCTGGAGGTCGGCTCCTTGCTGGGCTTCCTCACCGGCTCGTTCGTCTTCCTGCTGCTGTCGGCGGGGCTCGACGACAACCAGCTGACCTCCTGGGGCTGGCGCATCCCCTTCCTCGTCGCCGCGCCGCTGGGCGTCATCGGCTTCATCATCCGCAGCAAGATCGAGGACACCCCCGAATACCGGTCGCTCGAAGCGAACAACGCGGTCCCGCGCAGTCCCGTACGGGAACTGGTCCGCTCGGAGAAGCGCCAGTTGCTCCAGGCGGCGGGCCTGATGACCGCCATGCACGTGCCCTTCTACACCGTGCTGACGTACCTCGTCACCTACGAGACCGACCACCTGGGCCGCTCCGCCGACAGCGCTGCTCTGCTGACCACGGTGATCTCGCTGCTGGGGCTGGTGTTCGTCCCGGTGTTCGGTCACCTGTCCGACCGCGTCGGACGGAAGCCGGTCTTCGTCGGGGCGACAGCGGCCCTCCTGGTCGCCTCCGTCCCTGCATTCCTGCTCATGCGGACCGGACCGGCCGGCACCTGGATCGCGGGTCTGCTGCTCGGGGTGGTGCTGGCGGCGATCCTCGGCACCTACGCGGTGTGGTCGGCGGAGATCTTCCCCACCCGTACCCGCCAGAGCGGCCTGTCCATCGCCTACAACATCACCGCCGCCCTCTTCGCAGGCACGGTGCCCTACGTGATGACCGTGCTCATCGACGCGACCGGCAGTACCCTGCTGCCCGGCTTCTACCTGATGGTGTTCGCCGTCGTCGGGCTCGTCGCCGCGCTGTCCCTCAAGGAAACCGCCGGTTCCTCCCTGCTGCGTCCTGGGGACGTGCCCGACCGGGCCACCGGGGAGGCGTCCGACCGGATCCCGGAGGACGTCCCGGACCGGACCCCGAGCCACTAG